In Equus przewalskii isolate Varuska chromosome 6, EquPr2, whole genome shotgun sequence, one DNA window encodes the following:
- the LONP1 gene encoding lon protease homolog, mitochondrial: MATCTGYVRLWGAARCWALRRPLLAAAGGRVPTAAGAWLSRGRRTCDASPPWPLWGRCPAAAGQWRGLWEANNRSGGGAFPGGEDASEGGAEDGAAGAGGNAGGGEGPVITALTPMTIPDVFPHLPLIAVTRNPVFPRFIKIIEVKNKKLVELLRRKVRLAQPYAGVFLKRDDSNESDVVESLDEVYHTGTFVQIHEMQDLGDKLRMIVMGHRRIHINRPLEVEPEEAEAESKQKARRKAKRGKKEAEDEASARRQMEAGVEPAAAPGEVLMVEVENVVHEDFQVTEEVKALTAEIVKTIRDIIALNPLYRESVLQMMQAGQRVVDNPIYLSDMGAALTGAESHELQDVLEETNIPKRLYKALSLLKKEFELSKLQQRLGREVEEKIKQTHRKYLLQEQLKIIKKELGLEKEDKDAIEEKFRERLKELVVPKHVMDVVDEELSKLGLLDNHSSEFNVTRNYLDWLTSIPWGKYSDENLDLARAQAVLEEDHYGMEDVKKRILEFIAVSQLRGSTQGKILCFYGPPGVGKTSIARSIARALNREYFRFSVGGMTDVAEIKGHRRTYVGAMPGKIIQCLKKTRTENPLILIDEVDKIGRGYQGDPSSALLELLDPEQNANFLDHYLDVPVDLSKVLFICTANITETIPEPLRDRMEMINVSGYVAQEKLAIAERYLVPQARALCGLDESKARLSSAVLTLLIKQYCRESGVRNLQKQVEKVLRKSAYKIVSGEAEFVEVTPENLQDFVGKPVFTVERMYDVTPPGVVMGLAWTAMGGSTLFVETSLRRPRDSDSKGDKDGSLEVTGQLGEVMKESARIAYTFARAFFMQHDPSNEYLVTSHIHLHVPEGATPKDGPSAGCTIVTALLSLAMDRPVRQNLAMTGEVSLTGKILPVGGIKEKTIAAKRAGVTCVVLPAENRKDFFDLAPFITEGLEVHFVEHYRDIFHVAFPAERAPAEALAAER, encoded by the exons ATGGCGACGTGCACAGGCTACGTGCGGCTGTGGGGCGCTGCGCGGTGTTGGGCGCTTCGGCGGCCGCTGCTGGCCGCCGCCGGGGGGCGGGTCCCCACCGCGGCCGGAGCGTGGTTGTCCAGAGGCCGGCGGACCTGCGACGCCTCGCCTCCTTGGCCGCTGTGGGGCCGATGCCCCGCGGCCGCGGGCCAGTGGCGGGGGCTCTGGGAAGCGAACAACCGCAGCGGCGGCGGCGCCTTCCCGGGTGGCGAGGACGCCTCCGAGGGCGGCGCGGAGGATGGGGCCGCGGGCGCGGGGGGCAACGCGGGCGGCGGGGAAGGCCCGGTCATCACGGCGCTGACGCCCATGACGATCCCGGACGTGTTCCCGCACCTGCCGCTCATCGCTGTCACCCGCAACCCGGTGTTCCCGCGCTTTATCAAGATTATCGAG GTTAAAAACAAGAAGCTGGTTGAGCTGCTGAGAAGGAAAGTGCGTCTCGCCCAGCCGTACGCCGGCGTGTTTCTGAAGAGGGATGACAG CAACGAATCCGACGTGGTCGAGAGCCTGGATGAGGTCTACCACACAGGGACGTTTGTCCAGATCCATGAGATGCAGGACCTTGGGGACAAGCTGCGCATGATCGTCATGGGGCACAGAAG GATTCACATCAACAGGCCGCTGGAGGTGGAGCCGGAGGAGGCGGAGGCAGAGAGCAAGCAGAAGGCCCGCAGGAAGGCGAAGCGGGGCAAGAAGGAGGCGGAGGACGAGGCGAGCGCCAGGCGGCAGATGGAGGCGGGGGTGGagcccgccgccgcccccggcgAGGTGCTCATGGTGGAAGTCGAGAACGTGGTCCACGAGGACTTCCAGGTCACGGAGGAAGTGAAG GCCCTGACCGCCGAGATCGTGAAGACCATCCGGGACATCATCGCCTTGAACCCCCTCTACAG GGAGTCCGTGCTGCAGATGATGCAGGCGGGTCAGCGGGTGGTGGACAACCCCATCTACCTGAGCGACATGGGTGCCGCGCTGACCGGGGCCGAGTCCCACGAGCTGCAGGACGTCCTGGAGGAGACCAAC ATCCCCAAGCGGCTGTACAAGGCACTGTCTCTCCTCAAGAAGGAGTTCGAGCTGAGCAAGCTGCAGCAGCGCCTGGGGCGCGAG GTGGAGGAGAAGATCAAGCAGACGCACCGCAAGTACCTCCTGCAGGAGCAGCTGAAGATCATCAAGAAGGAGCTGGGCCTGGAGAAGGAGGACAAGGACGCCATCGAGGAGAAGTTCCGCGAGCGGCTGAAGGAGCTTGTGGTGCCCAAGCACGTCATGGACGTGGTGGACGAGGAGCTGAGCAAGCTGGGCCTGCTGGACAACCACTCCTCAGAGTTCAA CGTCACCCGCAACTATCTGGACTGGCTGACGTCCATCCCGTGGGGCAAGTACAGCGACGAGAACCTGGACCTGGCCCGGGCCCAGGCGGTGCTGGAGGAGGACCACTATGGGATGGAAGACGTCAAGAAGCGCATCCTG GAGTTCATCGCTGTCAGCCAGCTCCGAGGCTCCACCCAGGGCAAGATCCTCTGCTTCTACGGGCCCCCTGGCGTGGGCAAGACCAGCATCGCCCGCTCCATTGCCCGCGCCCTGAACCGCGAGTACTTCCGCTTCAGCGTTGGGGGCATGACCGACGTGGCCGAGATCAAGGGGCACAG GCGGACGTACGTGGGCGCCATGCCGGGCAAGATCATCCAGTGCCTGAAGAAGACGCGGACGGAGAACCCCCTGATCCTCATCGACGAG GTGGACAAGATCGGCCGGGGCTACCAGGGGGACCCGTCGTCTGCGCTGCTCGAGCTGCTGGACCCCGAGCAGAACGCCAACTTCCTGGACCACTACCTGGACGTGCCCGTGGACCTGTCCAAG GTGCTGTTCATCTGCACGGCCAACATCACCGAGACCATCCCCGAGCCCCTGCGGGACCGCATGGAGATGATCAACGTGTCGGGCTACGTGGCCCAGGAGAAGCTCGCCATCGCCGAG CGGTACCTGGTCCCGCAGGCCCGCGCCCTGTGCGGCCTGGACGAGAGCAAGGCCCGGCTGTCGTCAGCCGTGCTGACGCTCCTCATCAAGCAGTACTGCCGGGAGAGCGGCGTGCGCAACCTGCAGAAGCAGGTGGAGAAG GTGCTGCGGAAGTCTGCCTACAAGATCGTGAGCGGCGAGGCCGAGTTCGTGGAGGTGACGCCCGAGAACCTGCAGGACTTCGTGGGCAAGCCTGTGTTCACGGTGGAGCGCATGTACGACGTGACGCCCCCCGGcgtggtcatggggctggcctggaccGCCATGG GAGGCTCCACGCTGTTTGTTGAGACGTCGCTGAGGCGGCCGCGGGACAGCGACAGCAAGGGTGACAAGGACGGGAGCCTGGAGGTGACAGGCCAGCTGGGGGAGGTGATGAAGGAGAGCGCGCGCATCGCCTACACCTTTGCCAGGGCCTTCTTCATGCAGCACGACCCCTCCAACGAGTACCTGGTGACCTCGCACATCCACCTGCACGTGCCCGAG GGCGCCACCCCCAAGGACGGCCCGAGCGCTGGCTGCACCATTGTGACGGCGCTGCTCTCCCTGGCCATGGACCGGCCCGTGCGCCAGAACCTGGCCATGACCGGCGAGGTCTCCCTCACGGGCAAGATCCTGCCGGTGGGCGGCATCAAGGAGAAGACCATCGCG GCCAAGCGCGCGGGGGTGACGTGCGTGGTGCTGCCGGCCGAGAACCGGAAGGACTTCTTCGACCTGGCGCCGTTCATCACCGAGGGGCTGGAGGTGCACTTCGTGGAGCACTACCGCGACATCTTCCACGTCGCCTTCCCCGCCGAGCGCGCGCCGGCCGAGGCGCTGGCCGCGGAGCGGTGA
- the RPL36 gene encoding large ribosomal subunit protein eL36, whose amino-acid sequence MALRYPMAVGLNKGHKVTKNVSKPRHSRRRGRLTKHTKFVRDMIREVCGFAPYERRAMELLKVSKDKRALKFIKKRVGTHIRAKRKREELSNVLAAMRKAAAKKD is encoded by the exons ATGGCCCTGCGCTACCCGATGGCCGTGGGCCTCAACAAGGGCCATAAGGTGACCAAGAACGTGAGCAAGCCGAGGCACAGCCGCCGCCGCGGG CGCCTGACCAAGCACACCAAGTTCGTGCGCGACATGATCCGCGAGGTGTGCGGCTTCGCCCCGTACGAGCGGCGCGCCATGGAGCTGCTCAAGGTGTCGAAGGACAAGCGCGCGCTCAAGTTCATCAAGAAGCGG GTGGGGACGCACATCCGCGCGAAGAGGAAGCGGGAGGAGCTGAGCAACGTGCTGGCGGCCATGCGCAAGGCGGCGGCCAAGAAGGACTGA